In Cicer arietinum cultivar CDC Frontier isolate Library 1 chromosome 1, Cicar.CDCFrontier_v2.0, whole genome shotgun sequence, one DNA window encodes the following:
- the LOC101510081 gene encoding cellulose synthase A catalytic subunit 8 [UDP-forming]-like isoform X2, which yields MMESGVSFCNSCGEQVGFDGNGEVFVACHECYFPICKACVHYEISEGRSVCLRCGNPYADKTRSNDGTKVPGNQSTMAAQINVSQDVGLHARHISTVSTVDSELNDESGNPIWKNRVESWKEKDKKNKKKKAAPKAENETPVPQEQQMEEMQPSSEAAAAEPLSMIVPISKSKLGPYRSVIIMRLIILGLFFHYRVTHPVDSAFGLWLTSIICEIWFAFSWVLDQFPKWSPINRITFTDRLSARFEREGEPSQLAAVDFFVSTVDPLKEPPLITANTVLSILAVDYPVDKVSCYVSDDGAAMLSFESLVETADFARKWVPFCKKFSIEPRAPEFYFSQKIDYLKDKVQPSFVKERRAMKRDYEEYKVRINALVAKAQKTPDEGWTMQDGTSWPGNNSRDHPGMIQVFLGHSGAHDIEGNELPRLVYVSREKRPGYQHHKKAGAENALVRVSAVLTNAPYILNLDCDHYVNNSKAVREAMCFLMDPEVGRDVCYVQFPQRFDGIDRSDRYANRNTVFFDVNMKGLDGIQGPVYVGTGCVFNRQALYGYSPPSMPKLPKSSSCCCCPSKKQTKDVSELYRDAKREELDAAIFNLREIENYDEYERSMLISQLSFEKTFGLSTVFIESTLMENGGVAESSDPSMLIKEAIHVIGCAYEEKTAWGKEIGWIYGSVTEDILTGFKMQCRGWRSIYCMPIRPAFKGSAPINLSDRLHQVLRWALGSVEIFLSRHCPLWYGFAGGRLKILQRLAYINTIVYPFTSLPLIAYCTLPAICLLTGKFIIPTLSNLASALFLGLFISIILTSVLELRWSGVTIEDLWRNEQFWVIGGVSAHLFAVFQGFLKMLAGVDTNFTVTAKAADDAEFGDLYIIKWTTLLIPPTSLIIINLVGVVAGFSDALNGGYESWGPLIGKVFFAFWVIFHLYPFLKGLMGRQNRTPTIVILWSVLLASVFSLVWVQINPFVSKVDSSTISQTCISIDC from the exons atgatgGAATCTGGTGTTAGCTTTTGTAACTCTTGTGGtgaacaagttggttttgatggTAATGGAGAGGTGTTTGTGGCTTGTCATGAATGCTATTTCCCAATTTGCAAGGCTTGTGTTCATTATGAAATCAGTGAGGGACGTAGTGTTTGTTTGAGATGTGGCAATCCCTATGCTG ATAAAACAAGAAGTAATGATGGCACCAAAGTTCCTGGAAATCAATCCACAATGGCTGCACAGATCAATGTTTCTCAG GATGTTGGACTCCATGCTAGGCATATCAGTACTGTGTCCACGGTTGACAGCG AATTAAATGATGAATCTGGGAATCCTATATGGAAAAATAGAGTGGAAAGTTGGAAGGAAAAGGACAAaaagaacaagaagaaaaagGCAGCACCTAAGGCTGAAAATGAGACTCCAGTTCCACAAGAACAGCAGATGGAAGAAATGCA GCCTTCTTCAGAGGCTGCTGCTGCTGAGCCACTTTCAATGATTGTTCCAATCTCGAAATCGAAGCTTGGACCATACAGATCTGTGATAATCATGCGACTCATAATCTTGGGTCTCTTTTTCCATTATAGAGTTACACACCCAGTTGATAGTGCTTTTGGTCTGTGGTTGACATCTATCATCTGTGAGATCTGGTTTGCATTTTCTTGGGTGTTAGATCAGTTCCCTAAATGGTCGCCCATCAATAGGATTACTTTTACTGACAGGCTCTCTGCAAG GTTTGAAAGAGAGGGTGAACCTTCTCAGCTTGCTGCTGTGGATTTCTTTGTCAGTACGGTTGATCCGTTGAAAGAACCGCCCCTGATCACAGCTAACACAGTTCTTTCAATCCTTGCTGTGGACTATCCTGTGGATAAAGTATCATGTTATGTTTCAGATGATGGTGCTGCAATGCTGTCATTTGAGTCCCTTGTGGAGACAGCTGACTTTGCAAGAAAGTGGGTTCCATTTTGCAAAAAGTTTTCGATCGAACCACGGGCACCGGAGTTTTACTTCTCTCAGAAAATTGATTACTTGAAGGACAAAGTACAGCCTTCTTTTGTGAAGGAACGTAGAGCAATGAAG AGAGACTATGAAGAGTATAAAGTCAGAATTAATGCTTTGGTAGCAAAGGCTcagaaaactccagatgaaggATGGACTATGCAAGATGGAACCTCTTGGCCAGGAAATAATTCGCGCGATCATCCTGGCATGATTCAG GTTTTCCTGGGACACAGCGGTGCTCACGACATCGAAGGAAATGAACTTCCAAGGTTGGTCTATGTTTCCAGAGAGAAAAGGCCAGGTTACCAACACCACAAAAAGGCTGGTGCTGAAAATGCACTG GTGAGGGTGTCTGCAGTTCTCACAAATGCTCCCTACATTCTCAATCTTGATTGTGATCATTATGTTAACAATAGTAAGGCTGTTCGAGAAGCGATGTGTTTTCTGATGGATCCAGAGGTTGGTAGAGATGTGTGTTATGTTCAGTTTCCCCAGAGATTTGATGGTATTGATCGTAGTGATCGATATGCCAATCGAAACACAGTTTTCTTCGAT GTTAACATGAAAGGACTTGATGGAATTCAAGGACCTGTATATGTGGGAACTGGATGTGTTTTCAATAGACAAGCACTTTATGGCTATAGTCCACCTTCTATGCCCAAGTTACCAAAATCTTCATCTTGTTGTTGCTGTCCTTCAAAGAAGCAAACCAAAGATGTCTCCGAGCTTTATAGAGATGCAAAAAGGGAAGAGCTTGATGCTGCCATTTTTAATCTGAGGGAGATTGAGA ATTATGATGAGTATGAGAGGTCAATGCTTATTTCACAACTGAGCTTTGAAAAAACATTTGGTTTGTCCACTGTTTTCATTGAATCTACACTAATGGAGAATGGAGGGGTGGCTGAATCTTCTGATCCCTCAATGCTGATCAAGGAGGCCATTCATGTAATTGGTTGTGCCTATGAAGAAAAGACAGCATGGGGAAAAGAG ATTGGTTGGATATATGGTTCAGTGACTGAGGATATCTTAACGGGGTTCAAGATGCAATGTCGTGGATGGAGGTCAATTTACTGCATGCCCATAAGGCCTGCATTCAAAGGGTCAGCGCCAATCAATCTTTCTGATCGTTTGCACCAAGTTCTTCGATGGGCGCTTGGATCAGTTGAAATTTTCCTAAGTAGACATTGTCCCCTATGGTATGGTTTTGCTGGTGGTCGTCTCAAAATTCTGCAGAGATTGGCTTATATAAACACCATTGTCTACCCTTTCACATCCCTTCCTCTCATTGCTTATTGTACTTTGCCTGCAATTTGTCTGCTCACAGGAAAATTCATCATACCAACG CTATCAAACCTTGCAAGTGCACTCTTTCTTGGACTTTTCATCTCCATTATATTGACAAGTGTACTTGAGCTAAGGTGGAGCGGTGTTACCATCGAAGATTTATGGCGTAACGAGCAATTCTGGGTGATTGGAGGTGTTTCAGCTCATCTGTTTGCTGTGTTCCAAGGATTCCTAAAGATGTTAGCAGGTGTTGATACAAATTTCACTGTGACAGCCAAAGCTGCTGATGATGCAGAGTTTGGTGACTTATACATCATCAAGTGGACAACACTCTTAATTCCTCCAACAAGCCTTATCATTATTAATTTGGTTGGTGTTGTTGCTGGTTTCTCTGATGCACTTAATGGTGGATATGAATCTTGGGGACCACTCATTGGAAAAGTTTTCTTTGCATTTTGGGTCATTTTTCATCTCTATCCATTCCTTAAGGGTCTAATGGGTCGCCAGAACCGTACTCCAACTATTGTTATTCTTTGGTCAGTGCTGTTGGCTTCTGTTTTCTCACTTGTTTGGGTCCAGATCAATCCATTTGTGAGTAAAGTTGATAGTTCAACCATTTCTCAGACTTGTATTTCTATTGATTGTTGA
- the LOC101510081 gene encoding cellulose synthase A catalytic subunit 8 [UDP-forming]-like isoform X1: MMESGVSFCNSCGEQVGFDGNGEVFVACHECYFPICKACVHYEISEGRSVCLRCGNPYAVDKTRSNDGTKVPGNQSTMAAQINVSQDVGLHARHISTVSTVDSELNDESGNPIWKNRVESWKEKDKKNKKKKAAPKAENETPVPQEQQMEEMQPSSEAAAAEPLSMIVPISKSKLGPYRSVIIMRLIILGLFFHYRVTHPVDSAFGLWLTSIICEIWFAFSWVLDQFPKWSPINRITFTDRLSARFEREGEPSQLAAVDFFVSTVDPLKEPPLITANTVLSILAVDYPVDKVSCYVSDDGAAMLSFESLVETADFARKWVPFCKKFSIEPRAPEFYFSQKIDYLKDKVQPSFVKERRAMKRDYEEYKVRINALVAKAQKTPDEGWTMQDGTSWPGNNSRDHPGMIQVFLGHSGAHDIEGNELPRLVYVSREKRPGYQHHKKAGAENALVRVSAVLTNAPYILNLDCDHYVNNSKAVREAMCFLMDPEVGRDVCYVQFPQRFDGIDRSDRYANRNTVFFDVNMKGLDGIQGPVYVGTGCVFNRQALYGYSPPSMPKLPKSSSCCCCPSKKQTKDVSELYRDAKREELDAAIFNLREIENYDEYERSMLISQLSFEKTFGLSTVFIESTLMENGGVAESSDPSMLIKEAIHVIGCAYEEKTAWGKEIGWIYGSVTEDILTGFKMQCRGWRSIYCMPIRPAFKGSAPINLSDRLHQVLRWALGSVEIFLSRHCPLWYGFAGGRLKILQRLAYINTIVYPFTSLPLIAYCTLPAICLLTGKFIIPTLSNLASALFLGLFISIILTSVLELRWSGVTIEDLWRNEQFWVIGGVSAHLFAVFQGFLKMLAGVDTNFTVTAKAADDAEFGDLYIIKWTTLLIPPTSLIIINLVGVVAGFSDALNGGYESWGPLIGKVFFAFWVIFHLYPFLKGLMGRQNRTPTIVILWSVLLASVFSLVWVQINPFVSKVDSSTISQTCISIDC; the protein is encoded by the exons atgatgGAATCTGGTGTTAGCTTTTGTAACTCTTGTGGtgaacaagttggttttgatggTAATGGAGAGGTGTTTGTGGCTTGTCATGAATGCTATTTCCCAATTTGCAAGGCTTGTGTTCATTATGAAATCAGTGAGGGACGTAGTGTTTGTTTGAGATGTGGCAATCCCTATGCTG TAGATAAAACAAGAAGTAATGATGGCACCAAAGTTCCTGGAAATCAATCCACAATGGCTGCACAGATCAATGTTTCTCAG GATGTTGGACTCCATGCTAGGCATATCAGTACTGTGTCCACGGTTGACAGCG AATTAAATGATGAATCTGGGAATCCTATATGGAAAAATAGAGTGGAAAGTTGGAAGGAAAAGGACAAaaagaacaagaagaaaaagGCAGCACCTAAGGCTGAAAATGAGACTCCAGTTCCACAAGAACAGCAGATGGAAGAAATGCA GCCTTCTTCAGAGGCTGCTGCTGCTGAGCCACTTTCAATGATTGTTCCAATCTCGAAATCGAAGCTTGGACCATACAGATCTGTGATAATCATGCGACTCATAATCTTGGGTCTCTTTTTCCATTATAGAGTTACACACCCAGTTGATAGTGCTTTTGGTCTGTGGTTGACATCTATCATCTGTGAGATCTGGTTTGCATTTTCTTGGGTGTTAGATCAGTTCCCTAAATGGTCGCCCATCAATAGGATTACTTTTACTGACAGGCTCTCTGCAAG GTTTGAAAGAGAGGGTGAACCTTCTCAGCTTGCTGCTGTGGATTTCTTTGTCAGTACGGTTGATCCGTTGAAAGAACCGCCCCTGATCACAGCTAACACAGTTCTTTCAATCCTTGCTGTGGACTATCCTGTGGATAAAGTATCATGTTATGTTTCAGATGATGGTGCTGCAATGCTGTCATTTGAGTCCCTTGTGGAGACAGCTGACTTTGCAAGAAAGTGGGTTCCATTTTGCAAAAAGTTTTCGATCGAACCACGGGCACCGGAGTTTTACTTCTCTCAGAAAATTGATTACTTGAAGGACAAAGTACAGCCTTCTTTTGTGAAGGAACGTAGAGCAATGAAG AGAGACTATGAAGAGTATAAAGTCAGAATTAATGCTTTGGTAGCAAAGGCTcagaaaactccagatgaaggATGGACTATGCAAGATGGAACCTCTTGGCCAGGAAATAATTCGCGCGATCATCCTGGCATGATTCAG GTTTTCCTGGGACACAGCGGTGCTCACGACATCGAAGGAAATGAACTTCCAAGGTTGGTCTATGTTTCCAGAGAGAAAAGGCCAGGTTACCAACACCACAAAAAGGCTGGTGCTGAAAATGCACTG GTGAGGGTGTCTGCAGTTCTCACAAATGCTCCCTACATTCTCAATCTTGATTGTGATCATTATGTTAACAATAGTAAGGCTGTTCGAGAAGCGATGTGTTTTCTGATGGATCCAGAGGTTGGTAGAGATGTGTGTTATGTTCAGTTTCCCCAGAGATTTGATGGTATTGATCGTAGTGATCGATATGCCAATCGAAACACAGTTTTCTTCGAT GTTAACATGAAAGGACTTGATGGAATTCAAGGACCTGTATATGTGGGAACTGGATGTGTTTTCAATAGACAAGCACTTTATGGCTATAGTCCACCTTCTATGCCCAAGTTACCAAAATCTTCATCTTGTTGTTGCTGTCCTTCAAAGAAGCAAACCAAAGATGTCTCCGAGCTTTATAGAGATGCAAAAAGGGAAGAGCTTGATGCTGCCATTTTTAATCTGAGGGAGATTGAGA ATTATGATGAGTATGAGAGGTCAATGCTTATTTCACAACTGAGCTTTGAAAAAACATTTGGTTTGTCCACTGTTTTCATTGAATCTACACTAATGGAGAATGGAGGGGTGGCTGAATCTTCTGATCCCTCAATGCTGATCAAGGAGGCCATTCATGTAATTGGTTGTGCCTATGAAGAAAAGACAGCATGGGGAAAAGAG ATTGGTTGGATATATGGTTCAGTGACTGAGGATATCTTAACGGGGTTCAAGATGCAATGTCGTGGATGGAGGTCAATTTACTGCATGCCCATAAGGCCTGCATTCAAAGGGTCAGCGCCAATCAATCTTTCTGATCGTTTGCACCAAGTTCTTCGATGGGCGCTTGGATCAGTTGAAATTTTCCTAAGTAGACATTGTCCCCTATGGTATGGTTTTGCTGGTGGTCGTCTCAAAATTCTGCAGAGATTGGCTTATATAAACACCATTGTCTACCCTTTCACATCCCTTCCTCTCATTGCTTATTGTACTTTGCCTGCAATTTGTCTGCTCACAGGAAAATTCATCATACCAACG CTATCAAACCTTGCAAGTGCACTCTTTCTTGGACTTTTCATCTCCATTATATTGACAAGTGTACTTGAGCTAAGGTGGAGCGGTGTTACCATCGAAGATTTATGGCGTAACGAGCAATTCTGGGTGATTGGAGGTGTTTCAGCTCATCTGTTTGCTGTGTTCCAAGGATTCCTAAAGATGTTAGCAGGTGTTGATACAAATTTCACTGTGACAGCCAAAGCTGCTGATGATGCAGAGTTTGGTGACTTATACATCATCAAGTGGACAACACTCTTAATTCCTCCAACAAGCCTTATCATTATTAATTTGGTTGGTGTTGTTGCTGGTTTCTCTGATGCACTTAATGGTGGATATGAATCTTGGGGACCACTCATTGGAAAAGTTTTCTTTGCATTTTGGGTCATTTTTCATCTCTATCCATTCCTTAAGGGTCTAATGGGTCGCCAGAACCGTACTCCAACTATTGTTATTCTTTGGTCAGTGCTGTTGGCTTCTGTTTTCTCACTTGTTTGGGTCCAGATCAATCCATTTGTGAGTAAAGTTGATAGTTCAACCATTTCTCAGACTTGTATTTCTATTGATTGTTGA
- the LOC101510620 gene encoding uncharacterized protein isoform X1, giving the protein MNENEIKQVASSLITSRLSPLAKPFTLNRSSYSLSPQPSLNSDHNHNDPFSSLLDSFRKTNLTSKAHSVSLNDTVKITTLPLEAASLTHETSLVQDNPFLELAKNRHFHDGLNGSHFDFANSVGDVSMLRKVTPAVDGLNPCLTVSDGIFEKSTGKVLGKDILSNSEDTRCKIAPLKISTDMSSARSNTENQFSNNLGDCDTDVDSPCWKGTMTFSLVPSEIPQSVKLHHVEKATEKHNTLNPRAPQFFPGIGYVQDDFMSSNSSLPVSTNLLSGEDILMETVMAESVVEFNKEELPYSTFINGIETASNMVNDPRSSSVDPLLNSHCTMTQSSSKDKFTTSKGKLVTIGDVDEFVKGTENPRARSRSMSEVFPAKVHSPTSSSQLNVFTDLLKTFEGFSKSLIESPKPDVKIVLGAMHVLSELLAQTCVDGVDSYNEHDLIMITIPQIINNLNDFKTKVCSKRISTLDSASANSPLCSDRSAELTKGLEMESVETLTVPHQLYLQNDSIGKNTVSNVIRQSGPSSSASSSDGGTNKGNEISQLQVIRRSLGKNLDFDKQMNPEALLFWNLWLDSEAERCYRKFKTYHWLMEAGVDVNCKNVAELWR; this is encoded by the exons ATGAATGAGAATGAGATTAAGCAAGTAGCTTCTTCATTAATCACGTCTCGTTTGTCACCACTCGCTAAACCCTTCACTCTCAATCGCTCTTCCTATTCACTATCACCACAACCCTCTCTCAATTCTGATCATAATCATAATGACCCTTTTAGTTCTTTACTTGATTCTTTTCGAAAAACTAACCTCACTTCAAAGGCTCACTCTGTCTCTTTGAATGACACTGTCAAAATTACAACTTTGCCACTTGAAGCTGCTTCTCTGACCCATGAAACTTCCCTTGTTCAAGATAACCCTTTTCTGGAATTGGCTAAAAATCGTCACTTTCATGATGGGCTTAATGGGTCACACTTTGATTTTGCCAATTCAGTTGGTGATGTCAGCATGCTCCGGAAAG TTACGCCTGCTGTTGATGGGTTGAATCCCTGTCTAACAGTATCTGACGGCATTTTCGAAAAGAGCACTGGTAAAGTTTTGGGAAAAGACATTCTATCGAATTCTGAAGACACAAGATGTAAGATTGCCCCGCTCAAGATATCGACCGATATGTCTTCTGCTAGAAGCAATACTGAAAATCAGTTCTCCAATAATTTGGGTGATTGTGACACTGATGTGGATTCTCCTTGTTGGAAGGGAACCATGACATTTAGTTTAGTTCCATCAGAAATTCCACAATCTGTAAAACTTCATCATGTTGAGAAAGCAACAGAAAAACACAACACTTTGAATCCTCGGGCTCCACAGTTCTTTCCTGGTATTGGATATGTTCAGGATGATTTCATGTCTTCAAACTCTAGTTTGCCGGTAAGTACTAATTTGTTGTCAGGAGAGGACATACTCATGGAAACTGTCATGGCAGAATCCGTAGTAGAGTTCAATAAGGAAGAGCTTCCGTATTCTACTTTCATAAACGGAATAGAAACAGCATCTAATATGGTTAATGATCCAAGAAGTAGCTCTGTGGATCCTCTGTTAAATTCACATTGTACGATGACTCAGTCTTCTTCTAAAGACAAATTCACAACTTCAAAAGGAAAACTTGTAACTATAGGTGATGTTGATGAATTTGTAAAGGGAACTGAAAATCCCAGGGCTAGAAGTAGGTCAATGAGTGAGGTTTTCCCTGCCAAAGTTCATTCTCCAACATCATCATCTCAACTCAATGTTTTTACTGATCTTCTAAAAACATTTGAAGGTTTCTCCAAGTCTTTAATCGAATCTCCAAAACCGGATGTTAAGATAGTGCTTGGCGCAATGCATGTTCTTTCAGAATTGCTTGCACAAACTTGTGTGGACGGAGTAGATTCTTATAACGAACATGATCTTATTATGATTACAATCCCACAAATAATCAATAATCTGAatgattttaaaacaaaagtatGCAGCAAAAGGATTTCAACTCTTGACTCAGCTAGTGCAAATAGTCCTCTTTGTTCTGATAGGTCAGCAGAACTTACCAAG GGACTTGAAATGGAAAGTGTAGAGACCCTTACCGTTCCACACCAGCTCTATCTGCAAAATGATAGTATTGGAAAAAATACAGTTTCTAATGTGATTCGTCAGAGTGGACCGAGTTCTTCTGCATCTAGCAGTGACGGAGGCACCAATAAAGGCAATGAAATTAGTCAG CTTCAGGTCATTCGGAGAAGTCTAGGGAAAAATCTGGATTTTGACAAACAAATGAACCCAGAAGCATTGTTGTTTTGGAATTTATGGCTTGATTCTGAAGCAGAGCGTTGCTATAGGAAATTTAAAACTTATCATTGGCTTATGGAAGCTGGCGTCGATGTAAATTGCAAAAATGTTGCG GAGTTGTGGAGGTGA
- the LOC101510620 gene encoding uncharacterized protein isoform X2 has product MNENEIKQVASSLITSRLSPLAKPFTLNRSSYSLSPQPSLNSDHNHNDPFSSLLDSFRKTNLTSKAHSVSLNDTVKITTLPLEAASLTHETSLVQDNPFLELAKNRHFHDGLNGSHFDFANSVGDVSMLRKVTPAVDGLNPCLTVSDGIFEKSTGKVLGKDILSNSEDTRCKIAPLKISTDMSSARSNTENQFSNNLGDCDTDVDSPCWKGTMTFSLVPSEIPQSVKLHHVEKATEKHNTLNPRAPQFFPGIGYVQDDFMSSNSSLPVSTNLLSGEDILMETVMAESVVEFNKEELPYSTFINGIETASNMVNDPRSSSVDPLLNSHCTMTQSSSKDKFTTSKGKLVTIGDVDEFVKGTENPRARSRSMSEVFPAKVHSPTSSSQLNVFTDLLKTFEGFSKSLIESPKPDVKIVLGAMHVLSELLAQTCVDGVDSYNEHDLIMITIPQIINNLNDFKTKVCSKRISTLDSASANSPLCSDRSAELTKGLEMESVETLTVPHQLYLQNDSIGKNTVSNVIRQSGPSSSASSSDGGTNKGNEISQVIRRSLGKNLDFDKQMNPEALLFWNLWLDSEAERCYRKFKTYHWLMEAGVDVNCKNVAELWR; this is encoded by the exons ATGAATGAGAATGAGATTAAGCAAGTAGCTTCTTCATTAATCACGTCTCGTTTGTCACCACTCGCTAAACCCTTCACTCTCAATCGCTCTTCCTATTCACTATCACCACAACCCTCTCTCAATTCTGATCATAATCATAATGACCCTTTTAGTTCTTTACTTGATTCTTTTCGAAAAACTAACCTCACTTCAAAGGCTCACTCTGTCTCTTTGAATGACACTGTCAAAATTACAACTTTGCCACTTGAAGCTGCTTCTCTGACCCATGAAACTTCCCTTGTTCAAGATAACCCTTTTCTGGAATTGGCTAAAAATCGTCACTTTCATGATGGGCTTAATGGGTCACACTTTGATTTTGCCAATTCAGTTGGTGATGTCAGCATGCTCCGGAAAG TTACGCCTGCTGTTGATGGGTTGAATCCCTGTCTAACAGTATCTGACGGCATTTTCGAAAAGAGCACTGGTAAAGTTTTGGGAAAAGACATTCTATCGAATTCTGAAGACACAAGATGTAAGATTGCCCCGCTCAAGATATCGACCGATATGTCTTCTGCTAGAAGCAATACTGAAAATCAGTTCTCCAATAATTTGGGTGATTGTGACACTGATGTGGATTCTCCTTGTTGGAAGGGAACCATGACATTTAGTTTAGTTCCATCAGAAATTCCACAATCTGTAAAACTTCATCATGTTGAGAAAGCAACAGAAAAACACAACACTTTGAATCCTCGGGCTCCACAGTTCTTTCCTGGTATTGGATATGTTCAGGATGATTTCATGTCTTCAAACTCTAGTTTGCCGGTAAGTACTAATTTGTTGTCAGGAGAGGACATACTCATGGAAACTGTCATGGCAGAATCCGTAGTAGAGTTCAATAAGGAAGAGCTTCCGTATTCTACTTTCATAAACGGAATAGAAACAGCATCTAATATGGTTAATGATCCAAGAAGTAGCTCTGTGGATCCTCTGTTAAATTCACATTGTACGATGACTCAGTCTTCTTCTAAAGACAAATTCACAACTTCAAAAGGAAAACTTGTAACTATAGGTGATGTTGATGAATTTGTAAAGGGAACTGAAAATCCCAGGGCTAGAAGTAGGTCAATGAGTGAGGTTTTCCCTGCCAAAGTTCATTCTCCAACATCATCATCTCAACTCAATGTTTTTACTGATCTTCTAAAAACATTTGAAGGTTTCTCCAAGTCTTTAATCGAATCTCCAAAACCGGATGTTAAGATAGTGCTTGGCGCAATGCATGTTCTTTCAGAATTGCTTGCACAAACTTGTGTGGACGGAGTAGATTCTTATAACGAACATGATCTTATTATGATTACAATCCCACAAATAATCAATAATCTGAatgattttaaaacaaaagtatGCAGCAAAAGGATTTCAACTCTTGACTCAGCTAGTGCAAATAGTCCTCTTTGTTCTGATAGGTCAGCAGAACTTACCAAG GGACTTGAAATGGAAAGTGTAGAGACCCTTACCGTTCCACACCAGCTCTATCTGCAAAATGATAGTATTGGAAAAAATACAGTTTCTAATGTGATTCGTCAGAGTGGACCGAGTTCTTCTGCATCTAGCAGTGACGGAGGCACCAATAAAGGCAATGAAATTAGTCAG GTCATTCGGAGAAGTCTAGGGAAAAATCTGGATTTTGACAAACAAATGAACCCAGAAGCATTGTTGTTTTGGAATTTATGGCTTGATTCTGAAGCAGAGCGTTGCTATAGGAAATTTAAAACTTATCATTGGCTTATGGAAGCTGGCGTCGATGTAAATTGCAAAAATGTTGCG GAGTTGTGGAGGTGA
- the LOC101511155 gene encoding uncharacterized protein, translating to MILVAIVAEVLEEYTALLSRVVEQVFRSAPVPRRVRFLILRSLPFVSNQPRRIQIQSH from the coding sequence ATGATATTAGTGGCGATCGTAGCGGAGGTGCTGGAGGAGTACACGGCGTTGTTGTCAAGAGTGGTGGAGCAGGTGTTCCGTTCTGCCCCTGTACCTCGAAGGGTTCGTTTTCTAATCCTCCGTAGCCTTCCCTTTGTTTCGAATCAACCTAGGAGGATTCAAATTCAATCCCATTAG
- the LOC101511467 gene encoding uncharacterized protein: MHSESVKSSPSPPSEGHKHKNLDREIREMLSAITHRVTDFHKPGSTHHLDNDDEHGTRIITLAGTNDGATLRSELDEKSGKYSSDGEPEALSTYVNSNFQAVNNSIMLGGSYHANDPGVHMDISDFTEPPQSHHKAEKLGKKEKKKGKEGSKTEHHSDY; encoded by the coding sequence ATGCATTCAGAATCAGTGAAATCAAGTCCATCTCCCCCTTCTGAAGGTCATAAGCATAAGAACCTGGATAGAGAAATCAGGGAGATGTTATCTGCCATCACTCATCGTGTCACTGATTTTCATAAACCGGGCTCCACCCACCATTTGGACAATGACGATGAACATGGCACTAGGATCATCACCCTCGCAGGAACCAACGATGGAGCTACCCTGCGAAGCGAATTGGATGAAAAATCAGGTAAATATTCTTCTGATGGTGAGCCTGAAGCATTGAGCACTTACGTTAACAGCAACTTTCAGGCCGTCAATAACTCCATCATGCTTGGTGGTAGTTACCATGCCAATGATCCTGGTGTGCACATGGACATTTCAGATTTCACTGAGCCTCCTCAAAGTCACCATAAAGCTGAGAAACTTGGGaagaaggaaaagaagaaagggAAAGAAGGTTCTAAAACTGAACATCATTCTGATTATTAA